One Anopheles marshallii chromosome 3, idAnoMarsDA_429_01, whole genome shotgun sequence genomic region harbors:
- the LOC128711543 gene encoding ras-related protein Rab-43 — translation MSASGPTSLISTAGDESFDFLFKIVLIGDCGTGKTCIVQRFKSGNFIESHGNTIGVDFSMKAVSVDGKKVKLQIWDTAGQERFRTITQSYYRSANGVLIVYDITKRSSFLSLQRWIDEVRKYTASNVMIFVIGNKSDLDTIREVEFSEAQNLCQYIPEVMFVMETSAKDNRCIEDAFMTLATELKRRHDGISASEEEEGITLGQSKTLSTNSCNALCNLT, via the exons atgtctGCTTCAGGACCAACATCGTTGATATCGACGGCTGGTGATGAATCCTTCGATTTCCTGTTCAAAATCGTTCTAATCGGAGACTGTGGCACCGGTAAGACATGTATCGTGCAGAGGTTCAAATCGGGCAACTTTATCGAAAGCCACGGCAACACGATCGGTGTCGACTTCTCGATGAAAGCCGTCTCCGTCGATGGGAAGAAGGTTAAG CTGCAAATATGGGACACAGCTGGGCAGGAACGTTTTCGTACCATCACGCAAAGTTACTATCGTTCGGCAAACGGTGTCTTGATTG TGTACGACATCACCAAGCGATCGTCCTTTCTAAGTTTGCAGCGATGGATTGACGAGGTGCGAAAGTACACGGCCTCTAACGTGATGATATTCGTGATAGGAAACAAATCCGACCTGGACACAATACGAGAGGTGGAGTTTTCCGAAGCCCAAAACCTGTGCCAGTACATCCCCGAGGTGATGTTTGTGATGGAAACATCGGCAAAAGACAATCGTTGCATCGAGGACGCATTTATGACGCTAGCAACTGAACTAAAG CGACGCCACGACGGAATAAGTGCGTCCGAAGAAGAGGAAGGTATTACGCTCGGTCAGAGTAAAACCTTATCTACAAATTCATGCAACGCGCTGTGCAATTTAACGTGA
- the LOC128713578 gene encoding translation initiation factor eIF-2B subunit beta: MKELGKDVPVVPIQGIAEFVQDVRLRKIFGAHKLTSKTLRLLMDLVSKESWSTAEELLTLIRGQGRFLAEALPHDIVVANTIRRVMKIVREEYDSSHFDDGQSILSLHKLVTQAADPERDDYSKPMPGLKNALVDHLLEIETELETTGDSISAQAAEHIHSAELIMTIGYSRAVEKFLRKAAETRPIEVVVVECAPDCRGQQLAANLGRAKIQTTLISDAAIFAIMSRINKIIIGTHSVLANGGLQAVCGTYSLALSAKHFSVPVCVLAPTYKLTPVHLCNYEQGDFNILGNTEAVLPFKSLAARFTKAYNPLFDYVPPELVTLFVTNNGSNAPSYIYRLIGELYHPDDNQL, translated from the exons atgaaagaattaGGAAAGGATGTCCCTGTCGTGCCCATTCAAGGAATTGCAGAATTTGTTCAGGATGTTCGTCTACG GAAAATCTTCGGAGCTCACAAGCTCACTTCGAAAACATTACGACTGCTGATGGATCTCGTGTCGAAAGAATCATGGAGTACGGCCGAAGAACTGCTGACGTTGATTCGTGGTCAGGGTCGCTTTCTGGCAGAAGCTCTTCCTCATGATATCGTAGTAGCGAACACCATTCGTCGTGTAATGAAAATAGTGCGCGAAGAGTATGATTCCTCCCACTTCGACGACGGTCAAAGCATACTTTCACTGCACAAGCTTGTAACACAGGCGGCTGATCCGGAACGGGACGATTACTCGAAGCCGATGCCTGGTCTAAAGAACGCATTGGTGGATCATTTATTGGAAATAGAAACCGAACTGGAAACGACAGGCGACAGCATATCTGCGCAAGCCGCTGAACACATTCATTCGGCAGAACTGATCATGACGATCGGGTACTCGCGGGCGGTAGAGAAATTCCTCCGCAAAGCAGCCGAAACTCGTCCTATCGAGGTAGTTGTGGTAGAGTGTGCACCGGACTGTCGAGGACAGCAGCTGGCAGCCAATCTTGGACGGGCAAAGATCCAAACGACACTTATTTCCGACGCGGCCATCTTTGCAATCATGTCACGCATCAATAAGATCATCATCGGAACGCATTCGGTGCTGGCGAACGGTGGTCTACAGGCTGTTTGTGGAACATACAGCTTGGCTTTGTCTGCGAAACATTTTTCCGTACCGGTGTGTGTACTGGCCCCTACGTACAAGCTGACTCCGGTGCATTTATGCAACTACGAACAGGGTGACTTCAATATTCTAGGCAACACGGAAGCGGTTCTGCCCTTCAAAAGCTTGGCGGCACGATTCACAAAAGCATACAATCCGCTATTTGATTACGTACCGCCGGAACTAGTGACACTCTTCGTAACGAATAA tGGTTCAAATGCTCCTTCATATATATATCGTTTGATAGGAGAACTATATCATCCGGACGACAACCAACTATGA
- the LOC128713391 gene encoding uncharacterized protein LOC128713391: MEIRWVYNLKLMLLLILITIPVIRASSKEQKQHEKLENPPRASPSKWDPSAGVESDTHPDSGHFRLVDDELIAARAGTESSPSSTHNTPKKRLLGKESKKYRKKYVSEDDYRKSMPHADQQSATTAGTAPSSFTGDTVQRQTSGTAKSSEPHSRKKRLIWVTDDGRLALPPGTSLTIAPTIALPFVRYPPTGFLSNISISLPITIDFDKLGLTDNQNPLGVLPPLFARSMGQAAGSVLADYVSDYMRLQRRKRSVPSSSNDHFKITTNRLDDEDGDQSMPQLPAEHKHAFHGGERALLYVVVEDFIANFGLDGRACMLRAICEVHSKSIEKFGLIGEMLKLFFTASLSPYSEHLDEYVTAEKIGRGQDGPGECFPYYKDCPRSLFRSSNNFQHMYQQPEQRHRTSDGDRDLDDEEHFDNEIPRDLREETEYPVREPRAASSRSSNTKENTIVQLEQHDLAEMAM, translated from the exons ATGGAGATCCGGTGGGTGTACAATCTAAAGCTGATGCTGCTTCTAATTCTCATCACCATACCCGTTATCCGTGCATCGTCGAAAGAACAAAAGCAGCACGAAAAGTTGGAAAACCCTCCCAGAGCATCCCCCAGCAAATGGGACCCTTCTGCCGGGGTAGAAAGCGACACGCATCCCGATTCCGGTCACTTTCGATTGGTAGACGACGAGCTAATTGCTGCGCGTGCTGGCACAGAGTCGTCGCCTTCGTCCACGCACAACACACCCAAGAAGCGCCTACTGGgcaaggaaagcaaaaagtaCCGGAAAAAGTACGTGTCCGAGGATGATTATCGAAAATCGATGCCACACGCCGACCAACAGTCGGCGACCACCGCCGGCACTGCCCCGTCCAGCTTCACCGGCGATACCGTGCAAAGGCAAACGAGTGGAACGGCCAAATCCAGCGAACCGCACAGCAGAAAGAAGCGCCTGATCTGGGTTACGGACGATGGTCGGTTAGCGTTGCCACCCGGTACGTCACTAACGATTGCGCCGACGATCGCGCTACCGTTTGTGCGTTACCCACCGACCGGCTTTCTGTCCAACATCTCGATCAGTTTGCCCATAACGA TTGACTTCGATAAGCTGGGCCTGACGGATAACCAGAATCCGCTCGGTGTGTTGCCGCCACTGTTTGCCCGATCGATGGGCCAGGCAGCCGGATCAGTACTGGCGGACTATGTGTCGGACTACATGAGATTGCAGAGACGGAAGCGTAGCGTTCCCAGCTCTTCGAATGATCACTTCAAGATCACCACCAACCGGTTAGATGACGAGGATGGAGATCAGTCAATGCCACAGCTTCCGGCAGAGCATAAGCATGCGTTCCATGGTGGAGAACG AGCGCTCCTGTACGTGGTGGTGGAAGATTTCATTGCAAACTTTGGTCTGGACGGGAGAGCATGTATGCTGCGTGCCATATGCGAGGTCCATTCGAAATCAATCGAAAAGTTCGGCCTGATCGGAGAGATGCTGAAGCTATTCTTCAC AGCATCATTGTCGCCATATTCCGAGCATTTAGACGAGTACGTCACGGCGGAAAAGATTGGACGAGGCCAGGATGGACCTGGGGAATGCTTCCCTTACTACAAGGACTGCCCGCGAAGTTTGTTCCGTTCGTCAAATAACTTCCAACATATGTATCAGCAACCggagcagcggcatcgaacaTCTGACGGGGATCGTGATTTAGACGATGAGGAGCACTTCGATAATGAGATCCCGCGCGATCTCAGGGAGGAAACGGAATATCCGGTGCGTGAGCCACGGGCCGCGAGTTCGCGAAGCAGCAACACCAAAGAAAACACGATCGTACAGCTGGAGCAGCACGATCTCGCGGAGATGGCAATGTAG
- the LOC128714548 gene encoding RING finger protein nhl-1-like: MSRSIRSSRLISYDDTARSPPMAVPNRSRNTEGSSYRNSYDASHKRDHMSKTIEQLLICGICELRLNVPKMLNCQHTFCLECLEESIHKQTDKTYIGCITCGTKQLLKDPDLTVLPSNLHIDNMLLMMNPAPTRPSSLIRTTVGSYQLENSLAPTLQCSKCQTVSETSLHKCDHCMSMLCAICWLAHVDELSRQLGQLEGQLKSAIEKLDHKMIEYKSRFSEINVEITDCFRDKILALQQQQTELLDSSQGILNDAVCSHEMVRAKIDQLMVSIGRPIVGSLDPVQVYLKLHKDLSIVLEEVSLWGRERVIFNREKLKVESIFDTQPVPTIKPSTSVKPSVKHQLHPNSSETSVIQFYKTHVYKPRLLWNHCQRPTGVGFAPWNHEELKKPLLYVAGSECRIVFGIDKTNGHIVQKISHEELSYPQGITFDPDRKELLVTDKWKHCIFVFSQEGQLLRKLCSKGDQAGQLRSPEGIAFCSSETIFVCDTGNDRIQCLSTNDGKAHTQFGRLTKDQLVKATQSKISSRMVDLKNPTDIAVQKDSILVLDAGNRRVKLFNKYGEQLLEFGQTGTINGQFQYPEVIGVDPAGFILVGDGGNAKVLVYRPNGQFVTALGSRGDSAGKFNWISGICVSKDWEIVISDYKNHAVQLIF; the protein is encoded by the exons ATGAGCCGGTCGATACGCAGCAGTCGACTTATTTCGTACGATGACACCGCCAGAAGTCCCCCAATGGCGGTTCCGAATAGGAGTCGCAATACGGAAGGATCTTCGTACAGGAACTCTTACGATGCCAGCCACAAGCG TGATCACATGTCTAAGACCATCGAACAACTGTTGATCTGCGGAATTTGTGAGCTACGTCTAAATGTGCCAAAGATGCTGAACTGCCAGCATACATTCTGTCTGGAATGTCTGGAAGAGAGTATCCACAAGCAAACGGACAAGA CCTACATCGGATGTATTACCTGCGGTACTAAGCAACTTCTCAAGGATCCGGATCTGACCGTCCTTCCCTCGAACCTGCACATCGACAAcatgttgctgatgatgaatCCAGCACCTACTCGTCCCTCATCACTGATTCGCACCACTGTGGGAAGCTATCAGTTGGAAAAT AGCCTGGCCCCTACGCTACAGTGTTCCAAGTGTCAAACTGTGTCCGAGACGTCGCTGCACAAATGCGATCACTGCATGTCG ATGCTGTGCGCAATCTGTTGGCTCGCTCACGTGGACGAGCTGTCGCGCCAACTCGGACAGCTGGAGGGTCAGCTAAAGTCGGCCATCGAAAAATTGGATCATAAAATGATCGAATATAAG AGCCGCTTTTCCGAGATCAACGTCGAGATAACGGACTGTTTTCGCGACAAAATCCTCGCccttcaacagcaacaaacggaACTATTAG ATTCGTCGCAAGGAATACTAAACGATGCGGTTTGCTCGCACGAGATGGTGCGGGCAAAAATTGACCAACTGATGGTATCGATTGGGCGCCCGATCGTGGGATCGTTGGATCCGGTCCAGGTGTACCTGAAGCTACACAAAGACCTGTCCATTGTTCTGGAGGAAGTGTCACTGTGGGGTCGCGAACGTGTCATCTTTAATCGG GAGAAGCTCAAAGTGGAGTCGATTTTTGACACCCAACCAGTACCAACCATTAAGCCTAGTACGAGTGTCAAACCTTCGGTCAAGCATCAGCTACATCCGAACTCGTCGGAGACTTCAGTAATTCAGTTCTACAA AACTCACGTCTATAAACCTAGATTGCTTTGGAATCACTGCCAACGACCTACCGGTGTTGGTTTTGCACCCTGGAACCATGAGGAATTGAAGAAACCGTTGCTGTACGTCGCGGGATCTGAATGTCGTATCGTTTTTGGAATCGATAA AACCAATGGACACATAGTGCAGAAAATATCGCACGAGGAGCTTAGCTATCCACAAGGTATCACGTTCGATCCGGATAGGAAGGAACTGCTTGTTACGGACAAGTGGAAACACTGCATCTTTGTGTTTTCCCAGGAGGGTCAACTGCTTCGAAAACTATGCTCGAAGGGTGATCAAGCTGGCCAATTAAG ATCACCCGAAGGGATCGCTTTCTGTTCGAGTGAGACCATTTTCGTGTGTGACACTGGAAACGATAGAATACAG TGCCTCAGTACCAACGATGGCAAGGCGCACACCCAATTCGGACGCCTGACGAAAGATCAGCTCGTGAAGGCAACGCAATCGAAAATATCTTCGCGTATGGTGGATCTGAAGAATCCCACCGACATTGCGGTGCAGAAAGACTCCATATTAGTGCTGGACGCCGGCAATCGTAGGGTGAAGCTGTTCAACAAATACGGTGAACAGTTGCTAGAATTCGGCCAGACCGGTACGATCAACGGGCAGTTTCAGTATCCGGAGGTGATCGGTGTCGATCCGGCCGGATTTATTCTCGTCGGTGATGGGGGCAATGCGAAGGTTTTAGTTTATCGCCCGAACGGACAGTTTGTTACGGCGCTCGGATCGCGCGGTGATTCCGCAGGGAAGTTCAACTGGATTTCTGGCATCTGTGTTAGCAAAGACTGGGAAATTGTCATCAGCGATTATAAAAACCATGCGGTGCAGCTGATCTTCTAA
- the LOC128713705 gene encoding SAP30-binding protein yields the protein MSSKNSALASLTATYTDSENEDDRRSDDDSPQSDGGSSVSQIRSRQQTPLREMSESSGTPVTQSNTASLPFKSAEPSGASDNGTPGPPRKKALRLVSYIDDTIVDTDDENNSPAHSDQEEVILSEHEPEPHRSPSPEKVDRAKLYGFSLPPEPKGKCSQELQDKIAALYERMKNSNMDTNRIIQERKEFRNPSIYEKLIQFCDINELGTNYAPDIFDPFQWGKESYYEELAKAQKTEMEKVEKARKEATKTEIQTGVKRADPDESKKRKSKWDQPGVLGAAPGMLGAAAAVAMANALKPAGIIQQTLTTTATGTKGTVISAFGSLPKKPKV from the exons ATGAGTTCGAAAAATTCTGCACTTGCTTCGCTCACCGCTACCTATACAGATTCGGAAAATGAAGATGACCGTCGCTCAGACGATGATTCACCGCAATCGGATGGAGGAAGTTCCGTGTCACAG ATTCGTTCTCGCCAGCAAACACCTTTGCGAGAAATGTCCGAGAGCTCTGGAACACCCGTCACGCAAAGCAACACCGCAAGCCTTCCATTCAAATCAGCAGAACCTAGTGGTGCTAGCGACAACGGAACACCCGGACCACCGCGTAAGAAAGCACTCCGCCTCGTTAGTTACATCGACGATACGATAGTCGATACGGATGATGAAAATAACTCACCGGCACATAGCGACCAGGAGGAGGTAATCCTTTCCGAACACGAACCAGAACCACATCGTAGCCCTTCGCCGGAAAAGGTCGACCGAGCGAAACTGTACGGTTTCAGTTTGCCACCCGAACCAAAGGGCAAGTGTTCGCAGGAACTGCAGGATAAGATAGCCGCCCTGTATGAACGGATGAAAAATTCCAATATGGACACGAACCGCATCATTCAGGAGCGCAAAGAATTCCGCAATCCCAGCATCTACGAAAAATTGATTCAATTCTGCGATATAAACGAGCTGGGCACGAACTATGCGCCGGATATATTTGATCCCTTCCAGTGGGGCAAGGAGTCGTACTACGAAGAGCTAGCGAAAGCACAAAAGACCGAGAtggaaaaggtggaaaaagcacGCAAGGAAGCGACGAAAACGGAAATACAAACCGGTGTCAAGCGTGCCGATCCGGACGAGtcgaaaaagagaaaatcgaAATGGGACCAACCGGGTGTGTTGGGTGCGGCACCGGGTATGCTGGGAGCGGCAGCTGCCGTCGCCATGGCCAATGCCTTGAAACCGGCCGGAATTATACAGCAGACGCTCACAACGACGGCTACCGGTACGAAGGGGACCGTGATATCGGCGTTTGGATCACTACCAAAGAAGCCCAAGGTGTAG